In Bufo gargarizans isolate SCDJY-AF-19 chromosome 6, ASM1485885v1, whole genome shotgun sequence, a single genomic region encodes these proteins:
- the LOC122941289 gene encoding putative tripartite motif-containing protein 75, whose translation MACADLREELKCSICLEIYRDPVNLPCGHNYCRSCIHRMLDTQEASRAYNCPECRTTFLGHPVLQKNIALCNIVNIVSSANPEQSGSDIHCSYCIYSAVPAIQSCLHCEASLCSNHLRVHSRSAEHVLTEATRTPEKRKCPVHKEILKYHCIVDDVCICVTCCLAGEHYGHQVELLEVASEKKKDKLRTFLEKLTFKREKIEKKLQDLQERKYIEPSDEEATVLFPDMRGEMVLYTVSSLIQLFKIKKDKFSKKIQQLQGLCNSSDSVSVVGEKDVDLHDFFDGEGEDEEQEQYNHKLHEDVGDQAVDQISKPQDCPKLVLDISTSANNILVSDDLKTMYWSAVYQNRPETPKRFQYNQILSSCFFSSGRHYWEVETSETGDWRLGVAYHTIQRNGDQSYFGDNDKSWCLRRLYKNQYSVMHDNMVTTCPHTFTCNRFRIFLDYEAGQLSFYELSSPIRHLHTVMATFTGPLHAAFGVGYWLSGEHCCLKVLHHDSFP comes from the coding sequence ATGGCGTGTGCTGATCTCCGAGAGGAGCTGAAATGCTCCATCTGCCTGGAGATCTACAGGGATCCTGTTAACTTGCCCTGTGGCCACAACTACTGCCGATCCTGTATCCACCGCATGCTGGACACCCAGGAGGCCTCCAGAGCTTATAACTGCCCTGAATGCAGGACAACTTTCCTAGGCCACCCTGTGCTGCAGAAGAACATCGCCCTGTGTAACATCGTCAACATTGTCTCGTCTGCAAACCCAGAGCAGAGTGGAAGTGACATTCATTGCTCATATTGTATATACTCTGCTGTTCCTGCCATACAGTCCTGTCTACATTGTGAAGCTTCTCTGTGCAGCAACCACCTGAGAGTCCACAGCAGGTCAGCAGAACATGTCCTAACAGAAGCCACCCGAACCCCAGAAAAAAGGAAGTGTCCTGTCCACAAGGAAATCCTGAAGTATCACTGCATTGTGGATGACGTTTGTATCTGTGTCACCTGTTGCTTGGCTGGAGAACATTATGGACATCAGGTGGAGCTACTGGAGGTAGCGTCTGAGAAAAAGAAGGACAAACTCAGAACCTTCTTGGAAAAACTCACCTTCAAACGAGAAAAGATTGAGAAGAAGCTCCAAGATCTACAAGAGCGTAAATATATAGAACCTAGTGATGAAGAAGCCACTGTCCTGTTTCCAGACATGAGGGGTGAGATGGTTTTATACACAGTCTCAAGCCTGATTCAGCTGTTCAAGATCAAGAAGGACAAGTTTTCCAAGAAAATTCAACAACTTCAAGGACTATGCAACTCAAGCGATTCAGTGTCCGTTGTAGGTGAGAAGGACGTGGACCTTCATGACTTCTTTGATGGAGAAGGAGAGGATGAAGAACAGGAACAATACAACCACAAGCTCCATGAAGATGTTGGTGACCAAGCTGTAGACCAGATTTCAAAACCTCAAGACTGTCCAAAGCTGGTTCTAGATATAAGTACATCTGCAAATAATATACTAGTATCAGATGACCTGAAAACCATGTACTGGTCTGCCGTGTATCAGAACCGGCCCGAAACACCAAAGAGGTTCCAGTATAATCAGATTTTAAGCAGCTGCTTCTTTTCCTCAGGTCGACACTATTGGGAGGTGGAGACCAGTGAAACTGGAGACTGGAGACTAGGTGTGGCCTACCACACAATACAGAGGAACGGGGATCAGTCCTACTTTGGGGACAATGACAAGTCTTGGTGTCTTCGTAGGTTGTATAAGAACCAGTATTCGGTCATGCATGACAACATGGTGACCACCTGCCCTCATACATTTACCTGTAATAGATTTCGGATATTTCTGGACTACGAGGCCGGCCAGTTGTCCTTTTATGAGTTAAGCAGTCCCATCAGACACCTGCACACTGTCATGGCCACCTTCACCGGGCCCCTCCATGCTGCTTTTGGTGTAGGGTATTGGCTATCTGGAGAACATTGCTGCCTGAAGGTCCTTCATCACGACTCCTTCCCATAA